The genomic interval AATAAGTCCAAAATTGACATTCATCGGCTGAAAATGTTTTACATTTTCATTTGAAATATAAGAAGACAGAGAACCTATGGCAGTGCATTCAGGAAACACTAAAGCTTTTTCACCTGCTATAATGCGGCTCATATTTATTCCAGAAATCAACCCCATGGATGCCGACTCCACATATCCTTCAACTCCTGATATCTGGCCTGCAAACATTATGTTTTTATTATTTTTCAACTGCAGCGTAGGTAAAAGAACCTTGGGAGAATTTATATATGTATTTCTGTGCATCACCCCAAATCTTAAAAATTCCGCATTTTCAAGGCCGGGTATCAATCCGAAAACCCTTTTTTGCTCATTCCATTTCAAATGCGTTTGAAAGCCTACAATATTATATAGTGTACCCGCAGCATTATCCTGACGAAGCTGAACAACGGCATAAGGTCTTTTCCCCGTCTTTGGATCGATTAAACCGACTGGTTTCAAGGGTCCGTATAATAGAGTTTCTTTTCCCCTTTTTGCCATGCTCTCAACGGGCATGCATCCTTCAAATACTATCTGCTTTTCAAAGCTCTTCAACTCAGCCGTTTCTGCATTCACAATTTCGTGCCAGAAGTTCTCATATTCTTCCTTTGACATCGGACAATTCAAATAATCATCTTCGCCCTTACCATACCTCGAAGCTCTGAAAACCTTTGTCTTATCGATTGAATCATAAGTAACTATCGGCGCGGCGGCATCATAAAAATATAAATAATCATTCTCTATAAGTCTCCTTATGGATTGCGACAATTTTTCAGATGTTAAGGGGCCGGTCGCAATGATAGTATATTCGTTTGCGTCTATATTTGTAACTTCACCCCTTATGATATTTATGTTTCTGTTTTCCTGAAGCTCACATGTTATCCCATCGGAAAATTTCTCCCTGTCAACCGCAAGAGCGCCTCCTGCAGGGACTCTATACCTGTCGGCATATCTTATTATTATGGAATCGAGCATGCGCATTTCTTCTTTTAATAGTCCCACTGCATTTTCCAATCGATTGGACCTTAAGGAATTGCTGCATACAAGTTCTGCAAAATAGCCTGTATGGTGGGCGGGCGTATACTTGACCGGCCTCATTTCATAAAGGTCGACTTTTACACCGCGTTTTGCAAGCTGGTATGCAGCTTCGCTTCCTGCAAGCCCGGCACCTATTATTTTTACTTTATTATCCATTATTGCCACCATCCGTACTATTCATAACATCTTTTTTATAATTACAATTTTCATTGATACAGGAAAGTATGCTGCCCTTGCCTTTTGAATATTTTTTTACCATCATGCTTCCGCATTTCGGGCATTTTTCATTTGTCGGTTCATACCATGTCATAAAGTTGCATAATGGATAATTTTTGCATCCATAAAACTTCCTGCCTTTTTTTGTCTTCCTGAGTATCAATTTTCCCCCGCATTTCGGGCAGGGTACATCTAACTCTACAGTATATGGTTTTGTATTTTTACATTCTGGATATCCGGGACATGCAAGAAATTTCCCATAGCGTCCATTTTTTATCACCATGTTTCTCCCGCACTTTTCGCATTTTATATCGGTAACTTCAACCTTTTCTTCAATTTTAATTTTGCTTATCTCATCCTCGGCATGCTTAAGCTCAGGTTGAAAAGATTTATAGAACTCATCGATTACGCTTACCCAGTCTTTCATCCCTTCTTCGATATCATCAAATTGTTTTTCCATATTCGCTGTGAACTCTACGTTTACTATTCTCTTAAAATACTGGCTTACGATATCATTAACTATTTTCCCCAATTCTGTCGGTTTTAAAAATTTCTTCTCTTTTTCCACATAATTTCTTTCAAGTATGGTCGATATTATAGGGGCATAAGTACTTGGCCTTCCTATTCCATTCTCTTCAAGCATTTTAACGAGTGTGGCCTCTGTATAACGCGACGGCGATTGGGTAAAATGCTGCTTTGGCTGTATCTTTTTCTCATCCAGTATTTCATTTTCATGAATGTCAGGTATGTCTGAGCCTTCAGCTTTATCATCTTCATCTATCGAATAAATTATCATAAATCCGGGAAATTTTATTTTGTTTCCGCTTGACTTGAATATATACCCGTTGTTTTCTATATCAACCATAACTGTGTCAAAAACAGCTGCGGTCATCTGGCTTGCAATAAATTTATTCCAGATGAGCTTATATAGTTTATACTGGTCGCTGCTTAAAGAACTCTTTATGGTCTCAGGGCTTCTTTTAGATGATGTGGGGCGTATAGCTTCATGAGCATCCTGAGCATTTTTATTCGTTTTATATATTCTCGGTGAATCAGGTAAATACTTATCATCATAAGAACTGCTTATATATTCTCTTGCTTCTGCAATAGCTTCATTTGCGATTCTTGTAGAGTCAGTTCTCATATATGTTATAAGTCCTAAAGTACCTTCACCTTTAATATCTATGCCTTCGTACAACTGCTGTGCCACTGCCATGGTTTTTTTGGTTGAAAATCCTAATTTTTTATAGGCTTCCTGCTGCAGTGTGCTTGTAATAAAAGGAGGGGAAGGATACTTCTTTTTCTGGCCTCTTTTAACTTTTTTTACAATGAAGTTTCCCTTTTTTACCGTCCCAATAATCTTATCGCATTGCTCCGAATCGGTTAGCTCTATTTTGCCTTTGGCATCTCCATAAAAATTAGCCTCGAATGTTTGAATAGAGTCTTTCTTTGCAAGTGTTACAGAAATAGTCCAGTATTCTTTGGGAACAAAATCGTCAATTTCTTTTTCCCTGTCGCATATAAGCTTAACAGCCACGGATTGCACCCTGCCTGCACTCAATCCCCATTTTACTTTTTTCCACAAAATCGGGCTAATCTGATATCCGACCAGTCTATCCAAAATCCTTCTTGCCTGCTGGGCATTTACCAGATTATTATTGATTGCCCTCGGATGCTTTATAGAATCCTTTATCGCATTTTTAGTTATCTCATGAAATTCGATCCTGCATGGAGTACTTTCATCGATGTTCAATAAATATGAAAGATGCCATGATATAGCTTCCCCCTCTCTGTCGGGGTCTGTGGCAAGCAGCACTTTATCGCTTTTTTTGGCCTGCTTTTTTATGCTCTCAATAAGGCTTCCCTTTCCCCTTATATTGATGTACTTTGGTTTATAATTATTTTCAATATCAACACCCATCTGGCTTTTGGGAAGATCCCTCACATGTCCCATGGAAGCCTGAACAGTATAATTTTTGCCAAGGAATTTGCCTATCGTCTTGGCTTTTGCCGGTGATTCAACTATAACAAGGGTTTGAGTCAACCGCTCCACCTCCAAATAGTTATGTTCAAATATAGTTTATTGCGCTGATTTAAATATCGATGCTAACATAAAATATCTTGAGCATTTATTTAATGGCTGAAATTTGCTTCAATATGCAAAATCAATTTATTTAACGGCATCAATTTATCTTTTATGTATTATACCAAAAAAGGTAAATTTTTAACAGCTTTTGAATCAAACTATTATTGTTAAAATTCAGCTAAATTTGCAAACATATCTGCCGGGAATAATCTTTACCAGGCCTTTTAATTCAAGCATAGTTAAAAGAGAATTTATTTCATTTATTTTAAGAGAGCATCTTTTTGCCAGATCATCTATATACAATGGCGAACACTCTATATTATCCATTAATATTTTCTCTTTTG from Clostridiales bacterium carries:
- the trmFO gene encoding methylenetetrahydrofolate--tRNA-(uracil(54)-C(5))-methyltransferase (FADH(2)-oxidizing) TrmFO, translating into MDNKVKIIGAGLAGSEAAYQLAKRGVKVDLYEMRPVKYTPAHHTGYFAELVCSNSLRSNRLENAVGLLKEEMRMLDSIIIRYADRYRVPAGGALAVDREKFSDGITCELQENRNINIIRGEVTNIDANEYTIIATGPLTSEKLSQSIRRLIENDYLYFYDAAAPIVTYDSIDKTKVFRASRYGKGEDDYLNCPMSKEEYENFWHEIVNAETAELKSFEKQIVFEGCMPVESMAKRGKETLLYGPLKPVGLIDPKTGKRPYAVVQLRQDNAAGTLYNIVGFQTHLKWNEQKRVFGLIPGLENAEFLRFGVMHRNTYINSPKVLLPTLQLKNNKNIMFAGQISGVEGYVESASMGLISGINMSRIIAGEKALVFPECTAIGSLSSYISNENVKHFQPMNVNFGLIPKIDEKIKEKRTKNIKISENSLKTLKSFINNNIINIV
- the topA gene encoding type I DNA topoisomerase, with translation MTQTLVIVESPAKAKTIGKFLGKNYTVQASMGHVRDLPKSQMGVDIENNYKPKYINIRGKGSLIESIKKQAKKSDKVLLATDPDREGEAISWHLSYLLNIDESTPCRIEFHEITKNAIKDSIKHPRAINNNLVNAQQARRILDRLVGYQISPILWKKVKWGLSAGRVQSVAVKLICDREKEIDDFVPKEYWTISVTLAKKDSIQTFEANFYGDAKGKIELTDSEQCDKIIGTVKKGNFIVKKVKRGQKKKYPSPPFITSTLQQEAYKKLGFSTKKTMAVAQQLYEGIDIKGEGTLGLITYMRTDSTRIANEAIAEAREYISSSYDDKYLPDSPRIYKTNKNAQDAHEAIRPTSSKRSPETIKSSLSSDQYKLYKLIWNKFIASQMTAAVFDTVMVDIENNGYIFKSSGNKIKFPGFMIIYSIDEDDKAEGSDIPDIHENEILDEKKIQPKQHFTQSPSRYTEATLVKMLEENGIGRPSTYAPIISTILERNYVEKEKKFLKPTELGKIVNDIVSQYFKRIVNVEFTANMEKQFDDIEEGMKDWVSVIDEFYKSFQPELKHAEDEISKIKIEEKVEVTDIKCEKCGRNMVIKNGRYGKFLACPGYPECKNTKPYTVELDVPCPKCGGKLILRKTKKGRKFYGCKNYPLCNFMTWYEPTNEKCPKCGSMMVKKYSKGKGSILSCINENCNYKKDVMNSTDGGNNG